CGGCGCGCAATGGCGTGCCGCGGACGCCGGCCAGGTTCCCCAGGCAGCGGCAGGCACCCCTGCCGGGAGGAGATGTCCCATGCAGAAGATCACGCCCTTCCTGTGGTTCGATGGCCAGGCGGAAGAAGCGGCCCGCTTCTACGTCTCGCTGTTCCCCGACTCGCGCATCGAGCGGGTGGTGCACGCGCCGACCGACACGCCGAGCGTGCCGGTCGGCGCGGTGCTCCTCGTGGAGTTCACCCTCGCCGGGTCGCGTTACGTCGGCCTGAACGGTGGCCCCGGCGTGCCCTTCACCGAGGCGGTATCGCTGCACATCGACTGCGCGGACCAGGCCGAGGTGGATCGCTACTGGGCGGCCCTGGCCGAGGGCGGCCGCGAGATCCAGTGCGGCTGGCTCCAGGACCGCTGGGGGCTCCGCTGGCAGGTGGTGCCCACCCGCATGCACGAGCTGCTCCGCGACCCCGATCCCGAGCGGGCCCGGCGGGCCATGGAGGCGATGATGGGGATGACCAAGCTGATCATCGCCGACCTGGAGCGTGCGGCGGATGGCGGCTGAGCCTGTGTCCTTACACGGCGCATCGAAACCGGCCCGGAGACGCCCCAGGCGTCTCCGGACCGGAAGGTCTGGTGTCATGCTCCGGGATCAGGGCCGGCAGACGAAGTAGTCGTTCTGGATATCGTGCTCCAGCTGGTGGACGCGGATATCGCGGAAGCCGGCGTCCTCCAGGTAGGCCAGGGCGCGCTCCCGGCCCCACATGGTGCCCAGCCCCTCGCCGCCCTGGGCCAGCGAGACCGTCATGCAGTGGCTGAGCGACACGGCATAGAGCATCGCGCCCAGCGGGTGCTCGCGGTCCAGGTGATGGTGGCTCGAGGCGTGGATGTCCTGCACCAGGTAGACGCCGTCGGCGGTCAGGCTGCGGTGGATCCCCGCGAGCAGCCGGCGCGGCTGGGCCTGGTCGTGGATGCCGTCGAAGGTGGTGACCAGCTCGAAGGCGCCGGGCTCGGCGGTGGCGTCGAAGTCGCTGAGATCGCGCACCTCGAAGGTGAGGTTGGTCAGCCCGGCCCGCTCGGCCTGGTCGCGCGCCCAGTCGATGGCCTCCTCGGAGAGGTCGTAACCCGTGAAGCGACTGGCCGGGAAGCGCTCGGCCATGGCCAGCAGGGCTCGGCCGCGGCCGCAGGCGCAGTCCAGCACCCGGATGCCGGCCGCCAGGCGCTCGGTGAGCCCCGGGGCGAGCGGCAGGATGTGGTCGAACAGCGCCGGCAGCACCGTCTGGCCGCTGTCGCTGGCCATCACCTCCTGGAAGCGCGGATAGCGGGAGTAGGGCACGCCGCCGCCCTCATGGAAGCAGCGCACCACCTCGTCCTCCACGTTGCCCAGCAAGGGCATAAACTGGGCATAGACGGCCAGGTTCGCCTCGCCCCGGTCGGTGAGCAGTGCGGCGCGCTCGTCCGGCAGCCAATAGGTGGCCTCGGCCGGGTCGGTCTCGACCACCTCGGCCGCCACCATGCCGCCGAGCCACTCGCGCACATAGCGCTCCTGGAGGCCGGTGCGCTCGGCCAGGGCCTGGCTGGTGAGCGGTGGCTGGCCGGCCAGCGCCTCCAGCAGCCCGGTGCGGTAGCCGATCGAGGTCAGCAGCAGCAGGCCGCCGTGGTTGAGGGCCTGGACCAGCCGTGACTCGAAGTCGTCGGCGTGGGTCGTCTGGGTCGTCGGGCGTGTCGGGATGTCGATATCGCACATGAGCGGGCTCCTCCTGTCGTTGTCGTGTTGGCGTTGGGGCCAGGTTCACGATACGACCGGGGACCCGCCGACACTCAGGCGCATCGCGCCGCAAACGAGGGGTTTCTGCCATGGGTGAGCCCGAGACACGAGGCAAGGCGACCATCGCGCTGCTGGCCGGTCCCGACGTGACCGCCTCGACCCTCTTCGGCATGTACGACATCTTCGGCTCGGCGGGCCGCGACTGGGAGCTGTTGATGCATGGGCGGCCGGGCGAACCGCTGCTCGATCCGCTGATCGTCTCCCGGGACGGCCAGGGCTTTCGCACCGCCAATGGCGCCTGGATCGCCCCGGATGTGTCCCTGGCGGACTGCCCCATGCCGCTGGCGGTGTGCGTGCCCGACCTGATGATCGCCCCCGGTGCCAGCCTGGCGAGCTACGTGCCCGAGATGGCCTGGCTGCGCGCCTGCGGGGAGGGCGGGGCGCTGATGGCGGCGGCCTGCACCGGGGCCCTGCTGTTCGCCGAAGCGGGGCTGCTCGACGACCAGGACGCCACCACCCACTGGGCCTACTGCGACGTGCTGGCAGAGCGCTTCCCGCGGGTGCGGGT
The Halomonas sp. M4R1S46 DNA segment above includes these coding regions:
- a CDS encoding VOC family protein encodes the protein MQKITPFLWFDGQAEEAARFYVSLFPDSRIERVVHAPTDTPSVPVGAVLLVEFTLAGSRYVGLNGGPGVPFTEAVSLHIDCADQAEVDRYWAALAEGGREIQCGWLQDRWGLRWQVVPTRMHELLRDPDPERARRAMEAMMGMTKLIIADLERAADGG
- a CDS encoding methyltransferase domain-containing protein, coding for MCDIDIPTRPTTQTTHADDFESRLVQALNHGGLLLLTSIGYRTGLLEALAGQPPLTSQALAERTGLQERYVREWLGGMVAAEVVETDPAEATYWLPDERAALLTDRGEANLAVYAQFMPLLGNVEDEVVRCFHEGGGVPYSRYPRFQEVMASDSGQTVLPALFDHILPLAPGLTERLAAGIRVLDCACGRGRALLAMAERFPASRFTGYDLSEEAIDWARDQAERAGLTNLTFEVRDLSDFDATAEPGAFELVTTFDGIHDQAQPRRLLAGIHRSLTADGVYLVQDIHASSHHHLDREHPLGAMLYAVSLSHCMTVSLAQGGEGLGTMWGRERALAYLEDAGFRDIRVHQLEHDIQNDYFVCRP